The region tgaaCTATTTTATTTGTATGTAACAGAGATCATTATTTTTCATATTATGTTAGGCCTGACTtaagctgccttgagatcattttATGCAGGATAAACACATTAGCGTgtaatatgtgtgtgtatattaatgccataatgcagcttagtaaataaaaAGTTTCAGGAAGATAAATCACACAGGATATTAAAAGGACTTAAAAACAGGCCAGGCAACAATAAATGAAACATTTGTCAAAAGCCAAGCCTTTAATCTCTTCCTAAATATGGTTTTGTAACAATGAGTTCCATGAACTAGAGTGCATTGGGAATTTCATGCTCAAATTCTAATTTTTCATAGGTGAGTTTTCTGCTGGGAATCATATGCAAATAGACCTGGTAGAAAACTTAACTGGGTAAGTCTCCTATACATAAATTCACAGAAAGATAAACTACACCTTAGGATAAGTAATTATCTATTTGCAGAAAATGACCTGTAAAGACTTTTTATGGACATATTTTAGTGGGATGAAAATAGTGAGCTGCTTTGCTTGAATTGGCATAGCAACCGGTTATGAAGATGAATTTTGTATAACATTTCAAAAGCATAAACTGAAAAGCCAAACATTTTGCAAAGAAAAAATTGTAGCTAAGACCAGCTTACACTATGCAAAGTATTGTGTAGTTCAGTAGGTGAGCTTTAATGTTTTGGGTTCAGAAAGAGGCCTGGAAAACCAATTTGTGTCCAGTTACTGGAGGCGCTAATTTAACTTGCGAGTATTATTCAGCCTTGTCCCCATGTCCCATTTCCTCTTTATAAATAAAGCACTGGCTCTAAATCATTAAAGGAAAAACGCTAATGCTTTATAAGGAAATCCCAGCGCCAGCGCTGCATCCAGATACTGAACCGGAAACCACTGCTGAATAtgtaaaaacaattttttcattCATTCTCTTTATTTCATTTTTCCTAAAATATAATTAGTCTCTATCTCGAAAGACTTTTTGGAATGCAAATATTTCAGATGATCTTCCTAGAAGCAAAGCTCATAACCTTCTTATTGGCAGAACAGCTATATAATAAGTATGTCAGTTTACTCCGCAATATGTCGGCTTTGCACATAAGGGATTGTGTAGATAAGGCGCATTTCTACTACCTCTTCACGCGCTACTTATCTCCACACTCCCTGGCTTGCTTCGGGTACCTAAAAGGAAACAAGCTGAggtaaacaattaaaaaaatatattgtaaaaaaaaattcgCTTTTAAAAAGAATTCAAAACACACACCTAAGATCTCCCGTTTAACTCCAAATCCCAAAGTAGCACAGCCGATTATCATTTGCATTGCCACAGAGTTAGAGAACAGAAAACATACAGTTAGAAACATTGCCAGACATATGTACTGTCCTCCAAAATGTAAAAACTAGTTGTTGGCAATAGAAACTCAAGATTTTGATCGtatatttattgaataaatcaaaGTAATTCTAGAAATATTTATATACTTTTATCAATAATCAACGTTTCCTTTACAGTTACTAAATATTGTCCCATGATAATTTTCCTAGGTTTTCCTCTGATTCTCTTTTGTCCAGTATACAACGTTCACTGCTGTTGGGTTGGCTTCGGTTTCCCTCCCTTTCATATTGACAGCATTAGTTGAAGGTCAGAATCCCAAAAGAAAGAAATCAAATGACCATCTTTATCCGCATTTGGTAGCGCCTCcggtttagagatttttttttatatatccctTGCTCTGAAATAAGTTATGAAGCTGAGATATGGCATATGTTGCCTGTTGATAAAAAATATTTGCATAAAATGGTTTTATGTTTCTCTTGGCTTTTGCTAAAATAGTTTATATGTTTGTGAAATTCTATTAGAACAAAGATAGATCCTCGTGTAAACTAACAAAATTACTGAATTCTAAAGTCAGATTCCTACTGTACCTCTACTGATGTTTTGTGGTTACTGTTGatgctttattttgtttcaaGTTTATATGAGGGTTGGGAGTCCCGCATAGAGTAGAATAAATGTAATTCAAGAAGGTAGTAAAAGTTGTATATAGATAGCTTGCgatttcagagagagagagagagagagagagagagagatcataaATGTCAATATGTTGCAAAGATTTGCTTTATACCTAGGCGATTTTCCGGTCAGCTGTGGAAAATTGATTTATGCATGTTTGATACATTAAAGTTTTGGCTTGCATTGTGATGTCTGCTAGTCTCACAAAAAAGTACACAGAAATCCGACTTAAATCCCAAGTAAACAAAAAATCTAGTTGAGATTAAAAATTTAGCCATATACTTtgcaacagcaaaacagattccTACGCATTCGTTCTCAGCAAGTATTTACTGTGTACAATATAAAATTTCCTTTTGCAACAATTGTTATTTTCAATCTTATGCCATTATAACACGAAGCACAGCCTTCtctttaaatacattttcctgGATGCCAAATCATTTTCCTCTCCTCTTTTAATGTTTGATTTCTTTATTGAGCTTTTCCCCAATATTTATCTTGTGGAAGAACGTGTCCctgtcttgttttatttatttgtgtgaaATGCAGTTTGAAAGGAGATCAGAGAGTGCAGGAGGGGTTTGTAATAAGAGAATGACCAAATGACCTAGAGACTGATTATGTGTCATTAACTGGAGACTCGGTATATCCAAATTACGAAAAAGACCTCACTCAGCCAGATCAATTACGTTTAGACACATATAAGGATAGGTCTATGACCGTGTTTGTGGCAGCTTTGAGAAGTTGTTTAGCGATATTAAAAACTTTTCTAGGGGGTTTGGAgtagtaaaacctttttttttttttttaagaaaacgaCTCAGTGGTAGAATATTATCATTTTAGTCTATAAAATTTGCAACCCCACAAGCTTCAGAGAAACTATAGTTACCTTGGCGGAAGACTAACCTTTCAGCACCTTTGAGTCAAATGAACCCACCTTTTGGCCCAGTACTACCGAGTAAGAATTGTGATAACTTATTTTTAAACGTTAAAAAATATTCTGTGACTAAGGCAAATTAAATTTGAAAATAAGAATCCTTTACTGCTTACAAACAAGAATTAAACACACAAcctaagaaaacaaaaaataagccAGAATAATGTAACTCACAGAAAATATTCTTGCTGCTTGCGCCCAGATATTGCCTTTGTGAAATGTTTATATGGATAAATGTGTCAGCATTCGAACACGCAGTTTCATCGGAGCTCACAATTTTCGGATCCACTGTTTAACAGTGGGAATTCCAAAAGAAATACCATTTTATGTTAACAAACAGCTAATTGCACCAAGCTGCTACTGTCCTGTTTGTTCCTATCAACAGACACTAATAATTGCCTAAAATTTCACCGGCATCCCTGAACTTCAGCCTTGTTTCAGAGATGATTAATTACTGTACTAACTGACGGCTTCAGGATAGGTTGGGACGCAGGGGTCAGCGGTATTAAGTCATTCCTAAATACAGTCATGAGCTGGCCTTTGGCAATGCGCTGATGTCAGGTTAATGACATCATCGATATCTAGGCAAACAGAAGAGAGGTGTTTGGCACATGCACCCTGCACCGAGAGTTACTGGAATCAAGGTGGCTAAGAAGCAAAGTAAGCAAACCAATATTCGAAAGAGAACCAAAAACGTCATCATAAATCGATCTTAAAGGCAATCCTCCACAAAAACAAAAGTCAGTTTCCAATTTCAAACCAGAGATTTGTCTCTGCACTTCCATATCTCTCACGTGCCTCAGAATTCATATGTCTTCTTTGCCCAGCCACAGCTTCAATCCTTTCGCCAACAGAGTAGCCTATATATTATTGTCAATAATGTTTATAACATtgtttacatatttttaaaaatcgagAGTAAACGACAATAAAACTACGAATCAGTGAATAGCTATTTATTCCTCTGAAAGATCGTTCATATATTCCAATAGCCAAATAATATTGTAAACAACTGAAAATGTCGGCATATCCCCAGCAGAATGCTCATTCTTCTCGTTTGAGATTTAATATGTTTGAAATGTTTACCTCCACACCGTTCTATTTTTGTTAAGGTGGACATTTTTTGGATTATTCTTGAACATTTACAGTTTCATGCTTTTATTTGACAAATaggatcatttttttaaaaacattctgAAAGTGCAAGGAATAAATTTATAAAGTGCAAGACTTATTTATTaattctatttattattattattattattattatcttaaGATTTGACAAACGTCTTAATCAATAACAATTGCTCCTATGTCCTAATACCTCTGCTATATTTGATCAAACTCATTTCACCTGGCATCTTGTCAAGATTTCATTTCTTATATGTAAAGCAAAAATAGACACAATTCCATTTTTTAACTAAAGGCCAGATATACTAAAGTATTTTCCCATGGACACAGAATGAGAAAATCCCTGTAGCACATTTGGCTCTAAATGTGAAAATCTGAATCCTTACAGGCAGATTAGTACTTTAAAATACCAAAGAGACTGTTTTTAACAACAAAACGTTGGCAAAGAAGCCGATTTAAAGAATATGTACAGCTATTTATCACAATCCTTTGGGTGTCTGCCAGTAACTCTCCCAAAATTTTAAAAGACACGTAAACTGGGATCTATTTTACTCTGTCTTTTCTTTAGATGGATTGGATGGAGCTGAAAAATTCTGACTGCCTGAAATGCAGATTAATTGTCTACATAAACAGAAACTTGATTATGGGGACCTAGTTGATTTCCTTTGTCTAGGATAGGAAAGACCCAGCATCAAAAGAGTTGCAAAAGAATCAGTATGAGCCTCTCTATTCTGGGTAGTACTGCGAAGTTTTCTGCTAAACTGCGCCCTCCTTAGACAGTTTCAGTATTAAAGGGAAGGAATTTTTGATTCAGGATGGGTGGGTGCGTGTGTCTgtgaggagacagagagaatgagtgagagacagctGCACAATgagaatagatagatagatagatagatagatagatagatagatagatagatagatagatagatagatagatagatagatctcaGTTTCAACCTACCCTCAGCAAATAGAGGCAGTTCCTTAAAGACGAGAGGATATGCCAGAACAATAAGTGTGTATGACCTCCATAAGGAGAGCAGCTAGATTCATTTTCAAAATTCCACTGTTTTAAATCTCCATATAAGCGCGGATTCGACTGTTTTTAAATATGCTTGCGGCCAATCTGAAATAGAAATATGTACTGATTTTTGTAGTGCAACAGCAATTTCCCAGCGTTTGCACAGTTTTATCTCCCATTTGATATATAGTCTTCAGAACTTCATAGCCGCTTAAATAACGCGAAAATCCACTTATATCCCTAAAAACACATGAAAGCAAAATGGCTGTGACTTTGCGAGCTGGTTTTCAGATCAGTATCTCTAATATCCTTTATTACTTGAAGCATCATCGTCTCCGTTTCTCTCATCTCTTGAGATATTACCTGAACAACTCAAGAGATTTATCCCTATACACAGTAACTGCCCCTTGGACAAAGCCGTTCATGCTTTCTAAAGCGTATAAGGATTTTATCAGGAAGGAAATGAAAATAGAATTTGAATTAGTacacatctgggggggggggggtgacacccCACAGACATGCCAGCAATCCGAGCAGCTTCTCCACTGCAAAATATGCTAATGTGAAAACAGCTCAGCATTTCCATTACCATTTTATTAGTATGAAAACAAGATGGAATCAGtatctagatagatagacagactgactgactgactttgGGATTTATAGCTATATATTTTAAGAATGTATACAAAGGTGCATACATACCAACCATGCTGTTTCATAGCATTACTTATGCAATGCTAATTTGAATGTGATGAAAGATCCCGTGGAATTATGTTTAGTTTTAATGGAAATCCGCCCACTCAGTTTTGGAGCGATTATTCGTACGGTTTGAACCTATTAAAGTACCTCTATGGATTTATAAATCGGGAATATTGTAACAGTAAGTTCTAttccccaccacaacaaatgCTCACTTTCAGTTAACAGGGGGCTTAATCTTTCTAAACAGACTACTCATTATCCTCATGCTACAGCGCTCTTAGTTGACTAATGGTTTGCAGCCGGATCCAGGTTCTTTTCTACTTATTTGGAAAAGCCGAAccaattctttttattttgtttttcacattCCACAAAAATATAGCGTCTAAAGGACCTTCttgacacacttttcaacactgATCAAATCTATTGTAACATTCATGTATGTCTTTTGCAAGCCAGCCTACCGGTCCCTCTATGTGTCAAACAAACCCAAGATATATGGAGACAGGTATACTACATATGCAGATGTTCTGACGTTCAAAAATTATGGCTTGTTCCTAAATGTCTCCATCGAAGTTTCAGTAGTAAATAATATTTACCCTCATATTTTAAGTTAATTAGCAATATGAATTGGTTTCAGGCCTTACGTTGATCAACAAAGCATTATAATATGTATGTCTGTTAATAGCAAAATTGAAATACATGCGCTCACTAACTTTAAATTCTACCTTAAACAACCAATTTAATCTTCTCGCAATGATGTACCACTATTATGTTTTCCCCGTTTAAAAAGAAATTTGAACTCATTCTCCAGCTTCTGTATAGGTCTTCCCCTGAGCacacaaaatcaaaacaaaaaaagaagcaaaaataaaacagagctTGGAGTCTGGCTAAAGTATTTTGCCTTTTTGTTGAAATCAGTTTTGATCAACAGCCTCTTCCATCAAACATAACATTATTCCTAAAGGCTCCCGGGTGTATAACGGCAATAAAATTATCATACATTGATTGGTGGGATCTAAATAGAACATTTTCTGTATCGATATAATACTAcaacagctgaaaaaaaaaggcctgtatCTTGAAActttctttgtattctttttctatagcagtatatatatataaactgccatagaaaaaaatataaagaaagcagtcTTAAAAGTACGATTAGAACTGATCAACTTATTTGCTACCCTATCTATTTGAAGGTATACCATACCTGAGTTATGAAGATCCATTTTTATAGACACGTATTGCAGTACTTTAAACATATTGATATATTAATGAACCCGCTAAACGCTTGTATTAACGTCTATGATTAgtgaaaaaaaagaacattttttttcttgctttaatTACGTTATGGTTATGAAGGGGTAGCCAATCCTTCAAGAGGAGTTCGACAATTAGCAACGTGAACATCAAAAAGTTTTATTGCAGGCTTCAGGAGTTCCCGCCCCGTTAGCTCGCTGATTGGTTGAGTCAGCCTCTGACGAAATATATTAACCCAAGCTGCCCTAAAGATGTGGCTGTACATGGAGTTTATACTTTGGAAATCTTGCCAGTGGTGAAACTACACTACAGCTGTAGCGCCTACAGAGCCCACTGCTGTGGGAACAAAATAACCCTCGGGAGCGTCACAACAGGCACAAATGCCCCAAAGAGTTCTTGTTGATTTTTTGAGTCAGGAAATGAAGGGCCCTATATGAAGAttttctgtggcaggaaaaaaatggATGACAGCCTtctgtaaaacaaaaacaaaaaaaaaacccaaaacaaaaagaaaataaacattggTGGTCATTCCAATGCAAAAGAGGCGGCCACAGTTTAAAGGGCGATATGGACGAAGTCTTTTGTAAGTAATATATTGACTCGGTTCGCAATCGAAAAaaagagataaataaataaataaatagaaacgtTTAGAACTTTTCAAAACAGTCTATTGATCTTCACTTTGGGAGAAAACTCTGTGAAAAACCTGGAAAAGTGATGCCTGATTTTAATCACTTACATCTGCTTTAGCTGCTTTTACGTTTTACTTGAATCCTGCAGAAGTCGAGATACGGATactatacttttttttaattttattattattttgaaatttttttttgctgttgttttaAAAGACAGGGAATTTCCCCGTGGAGTCGGGAGCCTTTAATCGATCTATGAAGAAATCACAGCACTAAGAAGGAGAAGAGGGCGAGAGGAGGGCTCGGGGGCTGGAGCAAGGGACAGCCCGGTGCAGGAGAGCGGGCTGAGGGCCGGCTCGGGACTCTCCCCCGAGAGGGAGATGAGTCTGGTCGGGGGCTTCCCTCACCATCCGGTGGTGCACCACGACGGCTACCCCTTCGCCGCTGCCGcagccgctgccgccgccgccgccgccagccGCTGCCATGAAGACAACCCCTACTTCCACGGCTGGCTCATCAGCCACCCGGAGATGTCTCCCCCCGACTACAGCATGGCACCGTCCTACAGCCCCGAGTACACGAATGGCGTCGCCGGCCTGGACCACTCCCATTACGGGGGCGTCGGAGGGAGCGGGACCGGCGGGCTGGTGGTGCGGCCGGTGAAGCGCCGCGGCACGGCCAACCGCAAGGAAAGGCGCCGGACTCAGAGCATCAACAGCGCCTTCGCCGAGCTACGCGAGTGCATCCCCAACGTGCCCG is a window of Microcaecilia unicolor chromosome 2, aMicUni1.1, whole genome shotgun sequence DNA encoding:
- the HAND2 gene encoding heart- and neural crest derivatives-expressed protein 2; this translates as MSLVGGFPHHPVVHHDGYPFAAAAAAAAAAAASRCHEDNPYFHGWLISHPEMSPPDYSMAPSYSPEYTNGVAGLDHSHYGGVGGSGTGGLVVRPVKRRGTANRKERRRTQSINSAFAELRECIPNVPADTKLSKIKTLRLATSYIAYLMDLLAKDDQNGEAEAFKAEIKKTDVKEEKRKKELNELLKSTVSSNDKKAKGRTGWPQHVWALELKQ